TGAAAAACTATCTCAAATTATCAATTGCTCTTCTATTATTCTCTTATATCAATTTGTTTTCACAAGAAAGCAATAAAGATATATTCTCAATTGCGCGTTCAGGTAGTATAACAGATTTAAAGAATATTTTAGAAGAAAAACCTGAATTAATTGACCAAAAAAATATGGCAGGTTATACGCCTCTTATTTTGGCTTGTTATAGTGGAAATAATGAGGTAGCTAAATACATAGTAGATAAATCTAATAATATCAATTTAAATAATGGTTATGGAACTGCTTTAATGGCAGCGGTAGTTAAAGGAAATAAAGAATTAGTTTCATATTTATTATCTAAAAAAGCAGATGTTAACGTTTATGATGCGAACGGAACGACAGCTTTGCATTATGCAGTAATTTTTAATTTAAATCCAATTGCTGAAGAATTGGTTAATGCAGGAGCAAAATATGATATAAAAGATAATCGTGGTAATACAGCTAAAGATTATGCGGTTTTAAAGAAAAATCAAAAATTATTAACTCTATTTAAAAACTAAATTATGGTAAGAAAATTACTCCTTTTTGTTGTGCTAATCTCTAGCGTAACATTTGCACAAACTTTTTCTACAGGAACTCAAGTTCTTAGAGGCGATTTAAGTATAAACTTAGAAACGGACGCAACAACTACAACCTTAATTTTAACAGGTCCATCTAACGCTTGGTTTGCTGTTGGTTTTGATGATAACGCAACAAATATGTTTAGTAATACTGATGTATTCAGAACAGATGGAATAACGATTACAGATGCTAGAACAGTAGGAAATCAGCTGCCTCCTGCAGATACAAGTCAAGATTGGAATATGGTATCTAACTCAGTTTCTGGAGGAGTTAGAACTATTACAGCAACAAGAGCTAATAATACAGGAGATTCTAACGATTTTATATTTAGTAATACTGCTGGAAGTATTGATATTA
This genomic stretch from Tenacibaculum jejuense harbors:
- a CDS encoding ankyrin repeat domain-containing protein, which codes for MKNYLKLSIALLLFSYINLFSQESNKDIFSIARSGSITDLKNILEEKPELIDQKNMAGYTPLILACYSGNNEVAKYIVDKSNNINLNNGYGTALMAAVVKGNKELVSYLLSKKADVNVYDANGTTALHYAVIFNLNPIAEELVNAGAKYDIKDNRGNTAKDYAVLKKNQKLLTLFKN
- a CDS encoding T9SS type A sorting domain-containing protein, with product MVRKLLLFVVLISSVTFAQTFSTGTQVLRGDLSINLETDATTTTLILTGPSNAWFAVGFDDNATNMFSNTDVFRTDGITITDARTVGNQLPPADTSQDWNMVSNSVSGGVRTITATRANNTGDSNDFIFSNTAGSIDIIWAFGASTTYAYHGSTNRGATTLGVTLGKDDFETLAFDAFPNPVSNNMNVQLPLDVESALIDVYDFSGRVIKTGEVSQLDKEIDFSGVGSGFYTLVIRAENKLGIKKILKK